One Ornithorhynchus anatinus isolate Pmale09 chromosome 2, mOrnAna1.pri.v4, whole genome shotgun sequence DNA segment encodes these proteins:
- the SCNN1G gene encoding amiloride-sensitive sodium channel subunit gamma, producing MAPGEKITAKIKKNLPVTGPQAPTIKELMKWYCLNTNTHGCRRIVVSRGRLRRLIWIIFTLTAVGLIIWQCALLILSFYTVSVSITVHFQKLDFPAVTICNINPYKYSAVKEVLADLDQETKNALRSLYGLNEIKNRKRRHADVPNSSREDTSPKFLNILPLLSFKPNETGKKATEFITGRKRKISANIIHKNSGVMHMQEAKDIVGFQLCATNDTSDCAVYTFSSGVNAIQEWYKLHYMNIMAQVPLEKKINMSYSIEELLVTCFFDGISCDSRNFTLFHHPMHGNCYTFNNGANKTVLSTSMGGSEYGLQVILYIDEEDYNPFLVSSTGAKVIVHRQDEYPFIEDIGTEVETATATSIGMHLTESFKLSQPYSQCTEDGSDVPVKNIYNATYSLQICLHSCFQMKMVEKCQCAQYTQPLPPGAEYCNYKKHPNWMYCYYKLHQAFVREELGCQVICREACSFKEWALTTSLAQWPSAVSEKWMLPVLTWDKGQKPERKLNKTDLANLMIYYKDLNQRSIMESPANRIENLLSNFGGQLGLWMSCSVVCVIEIIEVFFIDFFSIIARRRWQKAKEWWGGRRAQQRPSSLESPPEHGGHDNPTCIPDDDLPTFNTALRLPQPQGTHVPGTPPPRYNTLRLERAFATQLEDTQDVGKL from the exons ATGGCGCCGGGGGAGAAGATCACTGCCAAGATCAAGAAGAATCTACCTGTCACGGGGCCTCAGGCCCCGACCATCAAGGAGCTGATGAAATGGTACTGCCTCAACACCAACACTCACGGCTGCCGTCGCATCGTGGTTTCCCGGGGCCGCCTCCGCCGGCTGATCTGGATCATATTCACCCTGACGGCCGTGGGGCTGATCATCTGGCAATGCGCCCTGCTcatcctctccttctacaccgtCTCCGTCTCCATCACGGTGCATTTCCAGAAGCTGGATTTCCCCGCTGTCACCATCTGCAACATCAACCCCTACAA GTACAGTGCAGTGAAAGAGGTCCTGGCCGACCTGGACCAGGAGACCAAAAATGCCCTGAGGAGTTTATATGGGCTAAATGAAATCAAGAATCGAAAACGCCGGCACGCTGATGTCCCAAACTCTTCCCGGGAGGACACGAGTCCTAAGTTCCTGAACATCCTACCTCTTTTGTCCTTCAAGCCAAATGAGACTGGCAAGAAGGCTACTGAATTCATCACAGGAAGAAAGCGGAAAATCAGCGCCAACATCATCCACAAAAACTCCGGAGTCATGCATATGCAAGAGGCCAAGGACATTGTGGGCTTCCAACTG TGTGCTACTAATGACACCAGTGACTGTGCCGTCTACACCTTCAGCTCAGGGGTGAATGCCATTCAGGAATGGTACAAGTTACACTACATGAACATCATGGCACAGGTGCCCCTGGAGAAGAAAATTAACATGAGCTACTCTATCGAGGAACTGCTGGTCACCTGCTTCTTTGATGGCATCTCATGTGACTCAAG GAACTTCACTCTTTTTCATCACCCGATGCATGGCAATTGCTATACTTTCAACAATGGAGCCAACAAGACAGTCCTCAGCACTTCTATGGGAGGCAGTGAATACG GGTTGCAGGTTATCCTTTATATTGACGAAGAGGACTATAACCCCTTCCTGGTGTCATCGACTGGGGCCAAAGTGATCGTCCACCGCCAAGATGAATATCCCTTTATCGAAGATATAGGGACAGAGGTTGAGACGGCAACTGCCACTTCGATAGGAATGCACCTG ACGGAGTCCTTCAAGCTCAGCCAACCATACAGCCAGTGCACTGAGGATGGGAGTGACGTGCCCGTGAAAAACATCTACAACGCAACCTATTCTCTCCAG ATCTGCCTTCACTCGTGCTTCCAGATGAAGATGGTGGAGAAATGTCAGTGCGCTCAGTATACTCAGCCTCTGCCTCCCGGGGCAGAGTATTGCAACTACAAGAAACACCCCAACTGGA TGTATTGCTACTACAAACTTCACCAGGCTTTTGTCCGGGAAGAGTTGGGCTGTCAGGTGATCTGCAGAGAAGCGTGCAG TTTTAAAGAATGGGCTCTAACaaccagcctggctcagtggccgTCTGCCGTTTCTGAG AAATGGATGCTACCAGTTCTAACTTGGGACAAGGGCCAGAAACCAGAAAGAAAACTAAACAA GACAGACTTAGCCAATCTCATGATTTACTACAAAGACCTGAACCAGAGATCAATCATGGAGAGCCCAGCCAACAGG ATTGAGAACCTGCTGTCCAATTTTGGGGGCCAACTGGGTCTGTGGATGAGCTGTTCCGTGGTCTGCGTCATCGAGATCATCGAGGTCTTCTTCATCGACTTCTTCTCCATCATCGCCCGGCGGCGCTGGCAGAAGGCCAAGGAGTGGTGGGGCGGGCGCAGGGCCCAACAGCGGCCCTCGTCTCTCGAGAGCCCCCCGGAGCACGGAGGCCACGACAACCCCACCTGCATCCCCGACGATGACCTGCCCACCTTCAACACCGCCCTGCGGCTGCCCCAGCCCCAAGGGACTCACGTGCCGGGCACCCCGCCCCCCAGGTACAACACCCTGCGGCTCGAGAGGGCCTTTGCCACCCAGCTGGAGGACACCCAGGATGTTGGAAAGCTCTGA